The Paraburkholderia sp. SOS3 genome includes a region encoding these proteins:
- a CDS encoding acyltransferase family protein produces the protein MSATLRKPVQGYRPDIDGLRAVAVIAVVVFHAFPAALAGGFAGVDIFFAISGYLITQHIIETLDQQRFSIVGFYARRIKRIYPALITVMAACLAAGIVMMASGELEQLASDALASVAFVANLYFFTTRDYFSQGAGASALLHLWSLGVEEQYYIVWPVALFVLWRYTSRRVATFAIAAVIALSLASSIVLSGTHAVAAFYLPVTRCWELLFGSALAWAEFHAGAYRSVRASTMVLAWTRRVPLRELASCAGVALIALSLALYDPANVFPGWRAALPAGGATLVIAAGPTAWLNRRVLALRPMTYVGLISYPLYLWHWPILVFLRLSSGGAPTATMRLAAVGVAFALSVLTFKCIEAPVRFSRIARSHPVRMASVLFAMMAGIGVSSYAISRDNGLPNRFPDASFNEHQEHWVYTDACKKAFPGAEFCMMPTTHGRAEVALLGDSHANHFYEGLRRELAARGTGLLAVGAGNCPPFSGVDIYLGTYVKHCAALFDGVLDYVVKSRDIDTVILSSYAISSIAGDFDYGKGDYIRLVAARDAQAARGVARRGDESNMEVYLAGLERTLTRLRAAGKRVIFVLDTPELDFDPSTCVRRPVQISVRSPCAVPRSKVEQRLSGTQKKILVALARFPDVKVFNPLPLLCDKQNCYARQGGEFMYTDRDHLTSDGSRYIGGWLMRDIAVEAWPASR, from the coding sequence GTGAGCGCAACGTTACGCAAGCCTGTGCAGGGCTATCGGCCTGACATCGACGGATTACGTGCGGTTGCGGTGATAGCGGTGGTCGTTTTTCACGCATTCCCGGCGGCGCTCGCGGGCGGATTCGCCGGCGTCGATATCTTCTTCGCGATCTCCGGCTACCTGATCACGCAGCACATCATCGAGACGCTCGATCAGCAGCGGTTCAGCATCGTGGGTTTCTACGCGAGACGTATCAAGCGTATTTATCCGGCACTTATCACGGTGATGGCGGCCTGTCTCGCGGCGGGCATCGTGATGATGGCATCGGGCGAACTCGAGCAGCTTGCATCCGATGCGCTCGCGAGCGTTGCGTTTGTCGCGAACCTCTATTTCTTCACGACGCGCGATTACTTTTCGCAAGGTGCGGGCGCGAGCGCGCTGCTGCATCTGTGGTCGCTCGGCGTGGAGGAGCAGTACTACATCGTCTGGCCGGTCGCGCTCTTCGTGCTGTGGCGATATACGAGCCGGCGCGTGGCGACGTTCGCGATCGCCGCGGTTATCGCGCTGTCGCTTGCAAGCAGCATTGTCTTGAGCGGTACGCACGCCGTCGCGGCGTTCTATCTGCCGGTGACGCGCTGCTGGGAGCTGTTATTCGGCTCCGCGCTGGCGTGGGCGGAGTTTCACGCGGGCGCATATCGCAGCGTGCGTGCAAGTACGATGGTCCTCGCGTGGACGCGGCGCGTGCCGCTGCGCGAGCTCGCCTCGTGCGCGGGTGTCGCGCTGATTGCGCTGAGCCTCGCGCTGTACGATCCAGCTAACGTGTTTCCGGGCTGGCGTGCGGCGCTGCCCGCCGGCGGCGCCACGCTCGTGATTGCCGCTGGCCCGACAGCGTGGCTCAACCGCCGCGTACTTGCGTTGAGGCCGATGACTTACGTCGGCCTGATCAGCTACCCGCTCTATCTTTGGCATTGGCCGATACTCGTCTTTCTTCGTCTATCGAGCGGCGGCGCGCCGACGGCGACGATGCGTCTTGCCGCCGTCGGCGTCGCCTTCGCGCTGTCGGTGCTGACATTCAAGTGCATCGAAGCGCCTGTGCGCTTCAGCCGTATCGCACGCAGCCACCCCGTGCGCATGGCGAGCGTGCTATTTGCGATGATGGCCGGCATCGGCGTGTCCAGCTACGCGATTTCGCGCGACAACGGCCTGCCGAACCGCTTTCCCGACGCGAGCTTCAACGAACATCAGGAGCACTGGGTCTATACCGACGCCTGCAAGAAAGCCTTTCCGGGCGCCGAATTCTGCATGATGCCCACGACCCACGGGCGCGCCGAAGTGGCGTTGCTCGGCGACAGTCATGCCAATCACTTTTACGAAGGGCTGCGACGCGAGTTGGCCGCGCGCGGAACGGGACTCCTTGCGGTCGGCGCCGGCAACTGTCCGCCGTTTTCCGGCGTCGATATTTATCTTGGCACGTACGTCAAACATTGCGCGGCGCTGTTCGATGGCGTGCTCGATTACGTGGTGAAGTCGCGCGATATCGATACGGTGATTCTGTCGAGCTATGCGATTTCGTCGATCGCAGGCGATTTCGACTACGGCAAGGGCGACTATATCCGTCTGGTGGCCGCACGCGATGCACAGGCCGCGCGAGGCGTGGCCCGACGCGGCGACGAGAGCAATATGGAGGTTTATCTCGCCGGTCTCGAACGCACGTTGACGCGGCTTCGCGCGGCAGGCAAGCGCGTGATTTTCGTTCTCGACACGCCGGAACTCGACTTCGATCCGAGCACCTGTGTGCGGCGCCCCGTGCAGATTTCGGTGCGCTCGCCTTGCGCGGTTCCGCGTTCGAAAGTGGAGCAGCGGCTGTCAGGCACGCAAAAGAAAATCCTCGTGGCGTTGGCGAGATTTCCCGACGTGAAGGTGTTCAACCCGCTTCCGCTTCTGTGCGACAAGCAGAATTGCTACGCGCGTCAGGGTGGCGAGTTCATGTACACGGACCGCGATCATCTGACTTCCGATGGATCGCGATACATCGGCGGATGGCTCATGCGGGACATTGCGGTCGAGGCGTGGCCTGCCAGTCGCTAA
- a CDS encoding glycosyltransferase family 2 protein: protein MEAVETSVKSGVSVRKQPKVCLIFATRNRAELLGKAISFVDIQTVKPDLIIVSCVTDEDVGGLASRPGLLVVKGRPGLTAQRNNGLNHVPAGFDVLIFLDDDFLMHRTWVAAVLDAFDSDPSIACVTGMTLADGINGPGYSFEEGSKILAETNHVPQTMIAAATGGPYGCNMAFRARSIAGLRFDERLVLYGWQEDRDFGGQIWNRGDRVVRINTALGVHLGTKGGRMSGRRLGYSQVINPLYLAKKKTMPLRDALDHVLRNVFSNITRSISPESWVDRRGRLNGNLIGVWDFLRGRLTPERAEKL, encoded by the coding sequence ATGGAAGCAGTGGAAACAAGCGTCAAAAGCGGTGTATCTGTTCGCAAGCAACCTAAAGTCTGTCTGATCTTCGCGACGCGCAACCGCGCCGAGCTACTGGGGAAAGCAATTTCGTTCGTCGACATACAGACGGTGAAACCCGACCTGATCATCGTCTCGTGCGTCACGGACGAGGACGTCGGCGGCCTTGCAAGCCGACCGGGACTGCTGGTGGTCAAGGGCCGGCCCGGTCTGACCGCGCAGCGTAACAATGGCTTGAATCATGTGCCGGCCGGGTTCGACGTTCTGATCTTTCTCGACGACGACTTCCTCATGCATCGCACGTGGGTCGCCGCAGTCCTTGACGCCTTCGATAGCGATCCATCGATTGCCTGCGTGACAGGAATGACGCTCGCCGACGGCATCAACGGACCCGGCTATTCCTTCGAAGAAGGCAGCAAAATCCTCGCCGAAACGAACCACGTTCCGCAAACGATGATCGCGGCCGCGACCGGCGGTCCCTACGGCTGCAACATGGCCTTTCGCGCCCGCAGCATCGCGGGCCTGCGTTTCGATGAGCGGCTCGTGCTCTACGGCTGGCAGGAAGATCGCGATTTCGGCGGCCAGATCTGGAACCGCGGCGATCGTGTCGTGCGCATCAATACGGCGCTCGGCGTGCATCTCGGCACCAAGGGCGGCCGGATGTCAGGGCGCAGACTCGGGTATTCGCAAGTCATCAATCCGCTCTATCTGGCGAAAAAGAAGACGATGCCGTTGCGCGACGCGCTCGATCACGTTCTACGCAACGTATTCAGCAATATCACACGCAGCATTTCGCCCGAGTCCTGGGTCGACCGTCGAGGCCGGCTGAACGGCAATCTGATTGGCGTCTGGGATTTTCTACGCGGAAGACTGACGCCTGAGCGGGCCGAGAAGCTCTGA